One stretch of Punica granatum isolate Tunisia-2019 chromosome 5, ASM765513v2, whole genome shotgun sequence DNA includes these proteins:
- the LOC116208672 gene encoding uncharacterized protein LOC116208672, with translation MNPLVFLLLALVTLPALAQADDIDFLCSKTPFPAVCASTLRADPKSKGATTLKLGLIVVAKVESIVKVALKKVKSSQHSAMDPNLKSALTNCASRYHAILIGDVVASRESLTKGDYKFAEEYMTDASIELGLCEEGFPPRQSSPVKRENNSMKQLAEVAAAISRTLL, from the coding sequence ATGAACCCTCTCGTGTTTCTACTTCTTGCTCTGGTGACTCTTCCTGCCCTAGCACAAGCCGATGATATCGACTTCTTATGCTCGAAAACGCCCTTCCCTGCCGTGTGCGCCTCAACTCTCCGGGCTGATCCCAAGAGTAAGGGCGCCACTACCCTGAAGCTGGGCTTAATCGTGGTGGCCAAGGTGGAGAGCATCGTGAAGGTCGCCTTGAAGAAGGTCAAGAGTAGCCAACATTCTGCCATGGATCCGAACCTGAAGTCAGCCCTCACGAATTGCGCCTCTCGCTACCATGCGATCTTGATAGGGGATGTGGTGGCCTCGAGGGAGTCCCTCACTAAGGGTGATTACAAGTTCGCTGAGGAATACATGACCGATGCCTCAATCGAACTGGGTTTGTGCGAGGAGGGGTTCCCACCGAGGCAGTCATCGCCGGTCAAGCGGGAGAACAACTCCATGAAGCAGCTGGCAGAGGTCGCAGCGGCCATCTCTCGTACGCTGCTCTAA
- the LOC116207151 gene encoding desiccation-related protein PCC13-62-like, with translation MPLKIPSPPSSSSTATGTVSMALVIVLFLFSFFGCCPCSGSYLPRRDVDLLEFPLNLEFLEAEFFLFGALGYGLDRAAPNLTKGGPPPIGARTANLDIATRDVILQFGLQEVGHVRAIQKAVRGFPRPLMDLSAASFGRIMNAAFGRSLVPPFDPYANTINFLLASYVIPYVGLTGYVGTNPNLQAPFSKRLVAGLLGVESGQDAILRALLYQRLTMKVVPYRVTVAEFTSRISRLRNRLGRGGLKDEGLVVPPWLGAEGKTTGNVLAGDRYSLSYPRTPEEVLRVVYGTGNESAPGSFFPKGARGRIARSHLPS, from the exons ATGCCATTGAAAATTCCTTCTCCCCCGTCGTCGTCCTCGACCGCCACCGGAACCGTCTCAATGGCCTTGGTCATAGTCCTCTTCCTTTTCTCCTTCTTCGGGTGCTGTCCCTGTTCGGGCTCCTATCTGCCCCGGCGCGATGTGGATCTCCTGGAGTTCCCCCTCAACTTGGAATTCCTGGAAGCGGAGTTCTTCTTGTTCGGTGCTTTGGGCTACGGCCTGGACCGGGCTGCCCCGAACCTTACCAAGGGGGGACCCCCGCCAATCGGGGCTCGGACTGCCAACCTGGACATCGCAACCAGGGATGTCATCTTGCAGTTTGGACTGCAGGAAGTTGGGCACGTCAG GGCGATACAGAAGGCAGTAAGGGGGTTTCCGAGGCCACTGATGGACTTGAGTGCGGCTTCATTCGGAAGGATTATGAATGCGGCATTCGGGCGGAGCTTGGTGCCTCCCTTCGACCCTTATGCCAATACAATAAACTTCCTCCTGGCTTCCTATGTCATTCCCTATGTTGGTCTCACAGGTTATGTGGGTACAAACCCAAACCTTCAAGCCCCCTTCTCCAAACGG TTAGTGGCTGGCCTGCTGGGAGTTGAATCGGGTCAGGACGCGATCCTACGAGCACTGCTCTACCAGCGCCTGACCATGAAAGTGGTGCCTTACCGAGTTACCGTGGCGGAATTCACCAGCCGCATATCCCGACTGAGGAACAGGCTTGGAAGAGGAGGGCTGAAGGATGAGGGCCTAGTGGTTCCCCCGTGGCTAGGGGCCGAGGGAAAGACCACGGGAAACGTACTTGCCGGGGACCGGTACTCACTCTCGTACCCAAGGACTCCAGAGGAGGTACTGAGGGTCGTGTACGGGACCGGAAACGAGAGCGCCCCGGGCAGTTTCTTCCCCAAAGGCGCCAGAGGCAGAATTGCAAGATCCCATTTGCCTTCATAG
- the LOC116208950 gene encoding pectinesterase inhibitor-like produces MKNNMNTPVLLLLALGTIPALGCANDINQLCSKTPFPGVCLSTLQANPKSNGATIKQLGLIVVAKVENTVKVAEKKIETVVVSREAFIKGDYIFAELYMTDALNALGECEDGSRPGSHR; encoded by the exons ATGAAAAACAATATGAACACTCCCGTACTTCTACTTCTTGCCCTAGGGACCATTCCAGCCCTAGGATGTGCCAACGATATCAACCAGTTATGCTCGAAAACGCCCTTCCCTGGCGTGTGTCTCTCGACTCTCCAGGCCAATCCCAAGAGCAACGGCGCCACCATCAAGCAGCTGGGCCTGATCGTGGTGGCCAAGGTGGAAAACACCGTGAAGGTGGCCGAGAAGAAGATTGAGA CCGTGGTGGTCTCGAGGGAGGCCTTCATTAAGGGCGATTACATATTCGCAGAGCTGTACATGACCGATGCCTTGAATGCCCTTGGGGAGTGCGAGGATGGTTCCCGGCCGGGCAGTCACCGGTGA
- the LOC116209502 gene encoding ER membrane protein complex subunit 6, with product MAGHDDSGSSDKKSSDAMDLPIFNAENLQSNMKVIYYSRTFMSIIGGVTAGILGFTGLTGFIFYLFIMAITSVGLTAKTGFSIRSYFDSWNQIVLDGFLGGLMSFVLFWTFAYDIVHIF from the exons ATGGCCGGACACGATGATTCTGGTTCTTCTGATAAGAAGTCAAGCGATGCCATGGATTTGCCAATCTTCAATGCCGAGAATTTGCAGAGTAACATGAAAGTTATCTATTACAG cCGAACATTTATGTCTATCATTGGAGGCGTCACTGCTGGAATTCTGGGTTTTACTGGCTTGACTGGGTTCATCTTCTATTTGTTTATCATGGCAATTACCTCAGTGGGTCTCACAGCCAAGACTGGATTTTCAATTCGTTCATATTTTGATAGCTGGAATCAGATCGTACTGGATGGCTTCTTGGGTGGACTCATG TCGTTCGTGCTGTTCTGGAC ATTTGCTTATGATATCGTGCATATATTCTGA